Proteins encoded within one genomic window of Papio anubis isolate 15944 unplaced genomic scaffold, Panubis1.0 scaffold66, whole genome shotgun sequence:
- the LOC116273409 gene encoding zinc finger protein 227-like isoform X2: MVENFKNLVAVDMVSQLEAEEKLWMMETETQRSSKHQNKMETLQKFALKYLSNQELSCWQIWKQVARELTRCLQGKSSQLLQGDSIQVSENENNIMNPKGIYIENQEFSFWRTQHSCRNIYLSESQIQSRGKQINVKNNLHIHEDFMKKSPFHEHIKTDTEPKPCKGNEYGKNISDGTNQKLPLGEKPHPCGECGRGFSYSPGFPLHQNVHTGEKCLSQSSHLQTLQRIHPGEKLNRCHESGDCFSKSSFHSYQSNHTGEKSYRCDSCGKGFSSSTGLIIHYRTHTGEKPYKCEECGKCFSQSSNFQCHQRVHTEEKPYKCEECGKGFGWSVNLRVHQRVHRGEKPYKCEECGKGFTQAAHFHIHQRVHTGEKPYKCDVCGKGFSHNSPLICHRRVHTGEKPYKCEACGKGFTRNTDLHIHFRVHTGEKPYKCKECGKGFSQASNLQVHQNVHTGEKRFKCETCGKGFSQSSKLQTHQRVHTGEKPYRCDVCGKDFSYSSNLKLHQVIHTGEKPYKCEECGKGFSWRSNLHAHQRVHSGEKPYKCEQCDKSFSQAIDFRVHQRVHTGEKPYKCGVCGKGFSQSSGLQSHQRVHTGEKPYKCDVCGKGFRYSSQFIYHQRGHTGEKPYKCEECGKGFGRSLNLRHHQRVHTGEKPHICEECGKAFSLPSNLRVHLGVHTREKLFKCEECGKGFSQSARLQAHQRVHTGEKPYKCDICDKDFRHRSRLTYHQKVHTGKKL, encoded by the exons ATGGTGGAGAACTTCAAGAACCTGGTTGCAGTGG ATATGGTATCCCAATTGGAAGCAGAAGAAAAGCTTTGGATGATGGAAACAGAAACCCAAAGAA gcagCAAGCATCAAAATAAGATGGAGACGCTCCaaaaatttgcattaaaatacCTTTCAAATCAAGAGCTATCCTGCTGGCAAATCTGGAAACAGGTTGCAAGGGAATTAACCAGGTGTCTTCAGGGGAAGAGTTCCCAGTTACTACAAGGTGACTCTATTCAGGTTTCTGAAAATGAGAACAATATAATGAACCCTAAAGGGATTTATATTGAAAATCAAGAGTTTTCATTTTGGAGAACCCAGCATTCTTGCAGGAATATATATCTGAGTGAGTCACAGATTCAGAGTAGAGGTAAGCaaattaatgtgaaaaataacCTGCATATACATGAAGACTTCATGAAAAAGTCACCATTTCATGAGCATATTAAAACTGACACAGAACCGAAACCCTGCAAAGGTAATGAATATGGCAAAAACATTAGTGATGGCACCAATCAGAAATTACCCTTAGGAGAGAAACCCCATCCATGTGGTGAGTGTGGAAGAGGCTTCAGTTATAGCCCAGGGTTTCCCCTTCATCAGAATGttcacacaggagaaaaatgCCTCAGTCAAAGCTCACATCTGCAAACTCTTCAGAGAATTCACCCAGGAGAGAAACTCAATAGATGTCATGAATCTGGTGATTGCTTCAGTAAGAGCTCTTTTCATTCTTACCAATCTAATCATACAGGAGAAAAGTCCTATAGATGCGACAGTTGCGGCAAAGGATTCAGTAGCAGCACGGGTCTTATCATTCATTACAgaactcatactggagagaaaccctataaatgcGAGGAATGTGGTAAATGCTTCAGTCAAAGTTCAAATTTTCAGTGCCATCAGAGAGTCCACACTGAAGAAAAACCATACAAATGCGAAGAGTGTGGTAAGGGCTTCGGTTGGAGTGTTAATCTCCGTGTTCACCAGAGGGTCCACAGGGGtgagaaaccctataaatgtgaGGAGTGTGGTAAGGGCTTCactcaggctgcacattttcacATCCATCAGAGAGtgcacactggagagaaaccctacaaatgtgatgtgtgtggtaAGGGCTTCAGCCACAATTCACCATTAATATGCCATCGGAGAgtccacacaggagagaaaccatatAAGTGTGAGGCGTGTGGGAAAGGCTTTACCCGTAATACAGATCTGCATATTCATTTCAGAGTTCACAcgggagagaaaccctataaatgtaagGAGTGTGGTAAGGGCTTCAGTCAGGCTTCAAATCTTCAAGTCCATCAAAATGTCCACACTGGGGAGAAACGATTCAAATGTGAAACGTGTGGGAAGGGCTTCAGTCAGTCCTCAAAGCTTCAAACCCATCAGAGagtccacactggagagaaaccatacagATGTGATGTGTGTGGTAAGGATTTCAGTTATAGTTCAAATCTTAAACTACACCAAGTAATTCACACCGGAGAAAAACCATATAAATGTGAGGAATGCGGGAAGGGCTTCAGTTGGAGATCAAATCTTCATGCGCATCAAAGAGTTCActcaggagagaaaccctataaatgtgaGCAGTGTGATAAGAGCTTCAGTCAGGCCATCGATTTCCGGGTACATCAGAGAgtccatactggagagaagccataCAAATGTGGTGTCTGTGGTAAGGGCTTCAGTCAGTCCTCTGGTCTTCAGTCCCATCAGAGAGTCCACACGGGGGAAAAGCCATACAAATGTGATGTGTGTGGAAAGGGCTTTAGATACAGTTCGCAGTTTATATACCATCAGAGAGgccacactggagaaaaaccttacaaatgtgaagagtgTGGGAAAGGCTTTGGTAGGAGCTTGAATCTTCGGCATCATCAGAGGGTCCACACGGGAGAGAAACCCCACATATGTGAGGAGTGTGGTAAGGCCTTCAGTCTCCCCTCAAATCTTCGAGTCCACTTGGGTGTTCACACCAGGGAAAAACTCTTTAAATGTGAAGAGTGTGGTAAAGGCTTCAGTCAGAGTGCACGTCTTCAAGCCCATCAGAGAgtccacactggagaaaaaccatacaaatgtgACATATGTGATAAGGACTTCCGTCACCGTTCACGTCTTACATATCATCAGAAAGTCCATACTGGCAAAAAGCTTTAG
- the LOC116273409 gene encoding zinc finger protein 227-like isoform X1, translating to MVENFKNLVAVGHLPFQPDMVSQLEAEEKLWMMETETQRSSKHQNKMETLQKFALKYLSNQELSCWQIWKQVARELTRCLQGKSSQLLQGDSIQVSENENNIMNPKGIYIENQEFSFWRTQHSCRNIYLSESQIQSRGKQINVKNNLHIHEDFMKKSPFHEHIKTDTEPKPCKGNEYGKNISDGTNQKLPLGEKPHPCGECGRGFSYSPGFPLHQNVHTGEKCLSQSSHLQTLQRIHPGEKLNRCHESGDCFSKSSFHSYQSNHTGEKSYRCDSCGKGFSSSTGLIIHYRTHTGEKPYKCEECGKCFSQSSNFQCHQRVHTEEKPYKCEECGKGFGWSVNLRVHQRVHRGEKPYKCEECGKGFTQAAHFHIHQRVHTGEKPYKCDVCGKGFSHNSPLICHRRVHTGEKPYKCEACGKGFTRNTDLHIHFRVHTGEKPYKCKECGKGFSQASNLQVHQNVHTGEKRFKCETCGKGFSQSSKLQTHQRVHTGEKPYRCDVCGKDFSYSSNLKLHQVIHTGEKPYKCEECGKGFSWRSNLHAHQRVHSGEKPYKCEQCDKSFSQAIDFRVHQRVHTGEKPYKCGVCGKGFSQSSGLQSHQRVHTGEKPYKCDVCGKGFRYSSQFIYHQRGHTGEKPYKCEECGKGFGRSLNLRHHQRVHTGEKPHICEECGKAFSLPSNLRVHLGVHTREKLFKCEECGKGFSQSARLQAHQRVHTGEKPYKCDICDKDFRHRSRLTYHQKVHTGKKL from the exons ATGGTGGAGAACTTCAAGAACCTGGTTGCAGTGG GGCATCTTCCCTTCCAACCAGATATGGTATCCCAATTGGAAGCAGAAGAAAAGCTTTGGATGATGGAAACAGAAACCCAAAGAA gcagCAAGCATCAAAATAAGATGGAGACGCTCCaaaaatttgcattaaaatacCTTTCAAATCAAGAGCTATCCTGCTGGCAAATCTGGAAACAGGTTGCAAGGGAATTAACCAGGTGTCTTCAGGGGAAGAGTTCCCAGTTACTACAAGGTGACTCTATTCAGGTTTCTGAAAATGAGAACAATATAATGAACCCTAAAGGGATTTATATTGAAAATCAAGAGTTTTCATTTTGGAGAACCCAGCATTCTTGCAGGAATATATATCTGAGTGAGTCACAGATTCAGAGTAGAGGTAAGCaaattaatgtgaaaaataacCTGCATATACATGAAGACTTCATGAAAAAGTCACCATTTCATGAGCATATTAAAACTGACACAGAACCGAAACCCTGCAAAGGTAATGAATATGGCAAAAACATTAGTGATGGCACCAATCAGAAATTACCCTTAGGAGAGAAACCCCATCCATGTGGTGAGTGTGGAAGAGGCTTCAGTTATAGCCCAGGGTTTCCCCTTCATCAGAATGttcacacaggagaaaaatgCCTCAGTCAAAGCTCACATCTGCAAACTCTTCAGAGAATTCACCCAGGAGAGAAACTCAATAGATGTCATGAATCTGGTGATTGCTTCAGTAAGAGCTCTTTTCATTCTTACCAATCTAATCATACAGGAGAAAAGTCCTATAGATGCGACAGTTGCGGCAAAGGATTCAGTAGCAGCACGGGTCTTATCATTCATTACAgaactcatactggagagaaaccctataaatgcGAGGAATGTGGTAAATGCTTCAGTCAAAGTTCAAATTTTCAGTGCCATCAGAGAGTCCACACTGAAGAAAAACCATACAAATGCGAAGAGTGTGGTAAGGGCTTCGGTTGGAGTGTTAATCTCCGTGTTCACCAGAGGGTCCACAGGGGtgagaaaccctataaatgtgaGGAGTGTGGTAAGGGCTTCactcaggctgcacattttcacATCCATCAGAGAGtgcacactggagagaaaccctacaaatgtgatgtgtgtggtaAGGGCTTCAGCCACAATTCACCATTAATATGCCATCGGAGAgtccacacaggagagaaaccatatAAGTGTGAGGCGTGTGGGAAAGGCTTTACCCGTAATACAGATCTGCATATTCATTTCAGAGTTCACAcgggagagaaaccctataaatgtaagGAGTGTGGTAAGGGCTTCAGTCAGGCTTCAAATCTTCAAGTCCATCAAAATGTCCACACTGGGGAGAAACGATTCAAATGTGAAACGTGTGGGAAGGGCTTCAGTCAGTCCTCAAAGCTTCAAACCCATCAGAGagtccacactggagagaaaccatacagATGTGATGTGTGTGGTAAGGATTTCAGTTATAGTTCAAATCTTAAACTACACCAAGTAATTCACACCGGAGAAAAACCATATAAATGTGAGGAATGCGGGAAGGGCTTCAGTTGGAGATCAAATCTTCATGCGCATCAAAGAGTTCActcaggagagaaaccctataaatgtgaGCAGTGTGATAAGAGCTTCAGTCAGGCCATCGATTTCCGGGTACATCAGAGAgtccatactggagagaagccataCAAATGTGGTGTCTGTGGTAAGGGCTTCAGTCAGTCCTCTGGTCTTCAGTCCCATCAGAGAGTCCACACGGGGGAAAAGCCATACAAATGTGATGTGTGTGGAAAGGGCTTTAGATACAGTTCGCAGTTTATATACCATCAGAGAGgccacactggagaaaaaccttacaaatgtgaagagtgTGGGAAAGGCTTTGGTAGGAGCTTGAATCTTCGGCATCATCAGAGGGTCCACACGGGAGAGAAACCCCACATATGTGAGGAGTGTGGTAAGGCCTTCAGTCTCCCCTCAAATCTTCGAGTCCACTTGGGTGTTCACACCAGGGAAAAACTCTTTAAATGTGAAGAGTGTGGTAAAGGCTTCAGTCAGAGTGCACGTCTTCAAGCCCATCAGAGAgtccacactggagaaaaaccatacaaatgtgACATATGTGATAAGGACTTCCGTCACCGTTCACGTCTTACATATCATCAGAAAGTCCATACTGGCAAAAAGCTTTAG
- the LOC116273409 gene encoding zinc finger protein 227-like isoform X3 — translation MVENFKNLVAVGSKHQNKMETLQKFALKYLSNQELSCWQIWKQVARELTRCLQGKSSQLLQGDSIQVSENENNIMNPKGIYIENQEFSFWRTQHSCRNIYLSESQIQSRGKQINVKNNLHIHEDFMKKSPFHEHIKTDTEPKPCKGNEYGKNISDGTNQKLPLGEKPHPCGECGRGFSYSPGFPLHQNVHTGEKCLSQSSHLQTLQRIHPGEKLNRCHESGDCFSKSSFHSYQSNHTGEKSYRCDSCGKGFSSSTGLIIHYRTHTGEKPYKCEECGKCFSQSSNFQCHQRVHTEEKPYKCEECGKGFGWSVNLRVHQRVHRGEKPYKCEECGKGFTQAAHFHIHQRVHTGEKPYKCDVCGKGFSHNSPLICHRRVHTGEKPYKCEACGKGFTRNTDLHIHFRVHTGEKPYKCKECGKGFSQASNLQVHQNVHTGEKRFKCETCGKGFSQSSKLQTHQRVHTGEKPYRCDVCGKDFSYSSNLKLHQVIHTGEKPYKCEECGKGFSWRSNLHAHQRVHSGEKPYKCEQCDKSFSQAIDFRVHQRVHTGEKPYKCGVCGKGFSQSSGLQSHQRVHTGEKPYKCDVCGKGFRYSSQFIYHQRGHTGEKPYKCEECGKGFGRSLNLRHHQRVHTGEKPHICEECGKAFSLPSNLRVHLGVHTREKLFKCEECGKGFSQSARLQAHQRVHTGEKPYKCDICDKDFRHRSRLTYHQKVHTGKKL, via the exons ATGGTGGAGAACTTCAAGAACCTGGTTGCAGTGG gcagCAAGCATCAAAATAAGATGGAGACGCTCCaaaaatttgcattaaaatacCTTTCAAATCAAGAGCTATCCTGCTGGCAAATCTGGAAACAGGTTGCAAGGGAATTAACCAGGTGTCTTCAGGGGAAGAGTTCCCAGTTACTACAAGGTGACTCTATTCAGGTTTCTGAAAATGAGAACAATATAATGAACCCTAAAGGGATTTATATTGAAAATCAAGAGTTTTCATTTTGGAGAACCCAGCATTCTTGCAGGAATATATATCTGAGTGAGTCACAGATTCAGAGTAGAGGTAAGCaaattaatgtgaaaaataacCTGCATATACATGAAGACTTCATGAAAAAGTCACCATTTCATGAGCATATTAAAACTGACACAGAACCGAAACCCTGCAAAGGTAATGAATATGGCAAAAACATTAGTGATGGCACCAATCAGAAATTACCCTTAGGAGAGAAACCCCATCCATGTGGTGAGTGTGGAAGAGGCTTCAGTTATAGCCCAGGGTTTCCCCTTCATCAGAATGttcacacaggagaaaaatgCCTCAGTCAAAGCTCACATCTGCAAACTCTTCAGAGAATTCACCCAGGAGAGAAACTCAATAGATGTCATGAATCTGGTGATTGCTTCAGTAAGAGCTCTTTTCATTCTTACCAATCTAATCATACAGGAGAAAAGTCCTATAGATGCGACAGTTGCGGCAAAGGATTCAGTAGCAGCACGGGTCTTATCATTCATTACAgaactcatactggagagaaaccctataaatgcGAGGAATGTGGTAAATGCTTCAGTCAAAGTTCAAATTTTCAGTGCCATCAGAGAGTCCACACTGAAGAAAAACCATACAAATGCGAAGAGTGTGGTAAGGGCTTCGGTTGGAGTGTTAATCTCCGTGTTCACCAGAGGGTCCACAGGGGtgagaaaccctataaatgtgaGGAGTGTGGTAAGGGCTTCactcaggctgcacattttcacATCCATCAGAGAGtgcacactggagagaaaccctacaaatgtgatgtgtgtggtaAGGGCTTCAGCCACAATTCACCATTAATATGCCATCGGAGAgtccacacaggagagaaaccatatAAGTGTGAGGCGTGTGGGAAAGGCTTTACCCGTAATACAGATCTGCATATTCATTTCAGAGTTCACAcgggagagaaaccctataaatgtaagGAGTGTGGTAAGGGCTTCAGTCAGGCTTCAAATCTTCAAGTCCATCAAAATGTCCACACTGGGGAGAAACGATTCAAATGTGAAACGTGTGGGAAGGGCTTCAGTCAGTCCTCAAAGCTTCAAACCCATCAGAGagtccacactggagagaaaccatacagATGTGATGTGTGTGGTAAGGATTTCAGTTATAGTTCAAATCTTAAACTACACCAAGTAATTCACACCGGAGAAAAACCATATAAATGTGAGGAATGCGGGAAGGGCTTCAGTTGGAGATCAAATCTTCATGCGCATCAAAGAGTTCActcaggagagaaaccctataaatgtgaGCAGTGTGATAAGAGCTTCAGTCAGGCCATCGATTTCCGGGTACATCAGAGAgtccatactggagagaagccataCAAATGTGGTGTCTGTGGTAAGGGCTTCAGTCAGTCCTCTGGTCTTCAGTCCCATCAGAGAGTCCACACGGGGGAAAAGCCATACAAATGTGATGTGTGTGGAAAGGGCTTTAGATACAGTTCGCAGTTTATATACCATCAGAGAGgccacactggagaaaaaccttacaaatgtgaagagtgTGGGAAAGGCTTTGGTAGGAGCTTGAATCTTCGGCATCATCAGAGGGTCCACACGGGAGAGAAACCCCACATATGTGAGGAGTGTGGTAAGGCCTTCAGTCTCCCCTCAAATCTTCGAGTCCACTTGGGTGTTCACACCAGGGAAAAACTCTTTAAATGTGAAGAGTGTGGTAAAGGCTTCAGTCAGAGTGCACGTCTTCAAGCCCATCAGAGAgtccacactggagaaaaaccatacaaatgtgACATATGTGATAAGGACTTCCGTCACCGTTCACGTCTTACATATCATCAGAAAGTCCATACTGGCAAAAAGCTTTAG
- the LOC116273409 gene encoding zinc finger protein 227-like isoform X4: protein METLQKFALKYLSNQELSCWQIWKQVARELTRCLQGKSSQLLQGDSIQVSENENNIMNPKGIYIENQEFSFWRTQHSCRNIYLSESQIQSRGKQINVKNNLHIHEDFMKKSPFHEHIKTDTEPKPCKGNEYGKNISDGTNQKLPLGEKPHPCGECGRGFSYSPGFPLHQNVHTGEKCLSQSSHLQTLQRIHPGEKLNRCHESGDCFSKSSFHSYQSNHTGEKSYRCDSCGKGFSSSTGLIIHYRTHTGEKPYKCEECGKCFSQSSNFQCHQRVHTEEKPYKCEECGKGFGWSVNLRVHQRVHRGEKPYKCEECGKGFTQAAHFHIHQRVHTGEKPYKCDVCGKGFSHNSPLICHRRVHTGEKPYKCEACGKGFTRNTDLHIHFRVHTGEKPYKCKECGKGFSQASNLQVHQNVHTGEKRFKCETCGKGFSQSSKLQTHQRVHTGEKPYRCDVCGKDFSYSSNLKLHQVIHTGEKPYKCEECGKGFSWRSNLHAHQRVHSGEKPYKCEQCDKSFSQAIDFRVHQRVHTGEKPYKCGVCGKGFSQSSGLQSHQRVHTGEKPYKCDVCGKGFRYSSQFIYHQRGHTGEKPYKCEECGKGFGRSLNLRHHQRVHTGEKPHICEECGKAFSLPSNLRVHLGVHTREKLFKCEECGKGFSQSARLQAHQRVHTGEKPYKCDICDKDFRHRSRLTYHQKVHTGKKL from the coding sequence ATGGAGACGCTCCaaaaatttgcattaaaatacCTTTCAAATCAAGAGCTATCCTGCTGGCAAATCTGGAAACAGGTTGCAAGGGAATTAACCAGGTGTCTTCAGGGGAAGAGTTCCCAGTTACTACAAGGTGACTCTATTCAGGTTTCTGAAAATGAGAACAATATAATGAACCCTAAAGGGATTTATATTGAAAATCAAGAGTTTTCATTTTGGAGAACCCAGCATTCTTGCAGGAATATATATCTGAGTGAGTCACAGATTCAGAGTAGAGGTAAGCaaattaatgtgaaaaataacCTGCATATACATGAAGACTTCATGAAAAAGTCACCATTTCATGAGCATATTAAAACTGACACAGAACCGAAACCCTGCAAAGGTAATGAATATGGCAAAAACATTAGTGATGGCACCAATCAGAAATTACCCTTAGGAGAGAAACCCCATCCATGTGGTGAGTGTGGAAGAGGCTTCAGTTATAGCCCAGGGTTTCCCCTTCATCAGAATGttcacacaggagaaaaatgCCTCAGTCAAAGCTCACATCTGCAAACTCTTCAGAGAATTCACCCAGGAGAGAAACTCAATAGATGTCATGAATCTGGTGATTGCTTCAGTAAGAGCTCTTTTCATTCTTACCAATCTAATCATACAGGAGAAAAGTCCTATAGATGCGACAGTTGCGGCAAAGGATTCAGTAGCAGCACGGGTCTTATCATTCATTACAgaactcatactggagagaaaccctataaatgcGAGGAATGTGGTAAATGCTTCAGTCAAAGTTCAAATTTTCAGTGCCATCAGAGAGTCCACACTGAAGAAAAACCATACAAATGCGAAGAGTGTGGTAAGGGCTTCGGTTGGAGTGTTAATCTCCGTGTTCACCAGAGGGTCCACAGGGGtgagaaaccctataaatgtgaGGAGTGTGGTAAGGGCTTCactcaggctgcacattttcacATCCATCAGAGAGtgcacactggagagaaaccctacaaatgtgatgtgtgtggtaAGGGCTTCAGCCACAATTCACCATTAATATGCCATCGGAGAgtccacacaggagagaaaccatatAAGTGTGAGGCGTGTGGGAAAGGCTTTACCCGTAATACAGATCTGCATATTCATTTCAGAGTTCACAcgggagagaaaccctataaatgtaagGAGTGTGGTAAGGGCTTCAGTCAGGCTTCAAATCTTCAAGTCCATCAAAATGTCCACACTGGGGAGAAACGATTCAAATGTGAAACGTGTGGGAAGGGCTTCAGTCAGTCCTCAAAGCTTCAAACCCATCAGAGagtccacactggagagaaaccatacagATGTGATGTGTGTGGTAAGGATTTCAGTTATAGTTCAAATCTTAAACTACACCAAGTAATTCACACCGGAGAAAAACCATATAAATGTGAGGAATGCGGGAAGGGCTTCAGTTGGAGATCAAATCTTCATGCGCATCAAAGAGTTCActcaggagagaaaccctataaatgtgaGCAGTGTGATAAGAGCTTCAGTCAGGCCATCGATTTCCGGGTACATCAGAGAgtccatactggagagaagccataCAAATGTGGTGTCTGTGGTAAGGGCTTCAGTCAGTCCTCTGGTCTTCAGTCCCATCAGAGAGTCCACACGGGGGAAAAGCCATACAAATGTGATGTGTGTGGAAAGGGCTTTAGATACAGTTCGCAGTTTATATACCATCAGAGAGgccacactggagaaaaaccttacaaatgtgaagagtgTGGGAAAGGCTTTGGTAGGAGCTTGAATCTTCGGCATCATCAGAGGGTCCACACGGGAGAGAAACCCCACATATGTGAGGAGTGTGGTAAGGCCTTCAGTCTCCCCTCAAATCTTCGAGTCCACTTGGGTGTTCACACCAGGGAAAAACTCTTTAAATGTGAAGAGTGTGGTAAAGGCTTCAGTCAGAGTGCACGTCTTCAAGCCCATCAGAGAgtccacactggagaaaaaccatacaaatgtgACATATGTGATAAGGACTTCCGTCACCGTTCACGTCTTACATATCATCAGAAAGTCCATACTGGCAAAAAGCTTTAG